In Xenorhabdus nematophila ATCC 19061, one DNA window encodes the following:
- the rne gene encoding ribonuclease E → MKRMLINATQQEELRVALVDGQRLYDLDIESPGHEQKKANIYKGKITRIEPSLEAAFVDYGAERHGFLPIKEIAREYFPSNYHSHGRPNIKDILKEGQEVIVQVDKEERGNKGAALTTFISLAGSYLVLMPNNPRAGGISRRIEGDDRIELKEALSSLEVPEGMGLIVRTAGVGKSAEALQGDLNFRLKHWEAIKKAADSHPAPFLIHQESNVIVRAFRDYLRPDIGEILIDNPKILDLARQHITALGRPDFASKIKLYSGEVPLFSHYQIESQIESAFQREVRLPSGGSVVIDTTEALTAIDINSSRSTRGGDIEETAFNTNLEAADEIARQLRLRDLGGLIVIDFIDMTPVRHQREVENRLRDAVRQDRARIQIGRISRFGLLEMSRQRLSPSLGESSHHVCPRCSGTGTIRDNESLSLSILRLIEEEALKENTYQVHAIVPVQIASYLLNEKRKAVSAIEHRQGGVGVVIVPNDQMQTPHFSVLRVRKGEEISALSYLLPQLHETEMANVQDDSQHERKRPEQPAISTFDIPAESPAPTAAKATVKLKEKKPADNSQNQTARPGLFSRFFSALKKMFSGEEEKQPLEQNKKSSGNDNRRSSERRNPRRQNQRRDRNESETRNNRERDEQRKGRHAQQKNNANAQDNTAIDNETREAQQQQRREQRAERQRRRQEEKRQQQLEAKTQQTENKLELVEEEAEERQPVIPRRQRRQLEQKVRITDEVKKAASITTLPMVMPDIVSTTVEKEEKKISGPTIIDTHVEAANQPEIQQDTVTQSVASQSAVSQNNEQQDNTMPRRSRRSPRHLRVSGQRRRRYRDERNLTQSPVPLTMAVVSPELSSGKVWVRYPVTPVTTTEPEIPAVVDTVEETVPAQQEDIIVIPAMAESAATPSIKMPVVSESKELKSEINHDEKHQPEILSDGLSDKVLHDAIPHDSEETRHSAEPIIVTSIVEQEHHEEQPTVATEICTEAEEVETEEAKVTESSIIVEKNHHAYSPMTKAPAPDIVTKPVIINEWQRPACPFKGKGGAGGHSATSVATSAMFKPQLFE, encoded by the coding sequence ATGAAAAGAATGTTAATCAACGCAACCCAGCAGGAAGAGTTGCGTGTAGCCCTTGTTGATGGGCAACGTCTTTATGATTTGGATATTGAAAGCCCTGGACACGAGCAGAAAAAGGCAAATATATATAAAGGTAAAATTACACGGATTGAACCTAGCCTGGAAGCTGCTTTTGTTGATTATGGTGCAGAGCGACATGGCTTCCTGCCCATTAAAGAAATTGCTCGCGAATACTTCCCAAGTAATTACCATTCACATGGCCGCCCTAACATTAAGGATATCCTTAAAGAAGGCCAAGAAGTTATCGTTCAGGTAGATAAAGAAGAACGAGGCAATAAAGGTGCAGCGTTAACCACCTTTATCAGCCTGGCGGGTAGTTATCTTGTTCTGATGCCCAATAACCCAAGAGCAGGTGGTATCTCCCGTCGTATTGAAGGTGATGATCGCATAGAATTAAAAGAAGCCCTTTCTTCTCTTGAAGTTCCTGAAGGCATGGGGCTTATCGTTCGTACCGCAGGTGTAGGCAAATCCGCAGAAGCCTTGCAGGGAGACTTAAATTTCCGCCTAAAACACTGGGAAGCAATCAAGAAAGCCGCTGACAGCCATCCGGCACCATTCCTGATCCATCAGGAAAGCAATGTTATCGTGCGCGCCTTCCGTGATTATCTGCGTCCGGACATTGGGGAAATCTTGATTGATAACCCGAAAATCCTTGATTTAGCACGCCAGCACATTACTGCGTTGGGACGTCCTGATTTTGCCAGCAAAATCAAGCTATACAGTGGCGAAGTTCCTCTTTTCAGCCATTACCAAATAGAATCACAGATTGAATCCGCTTTCCAACGTGAAGTTAGATTACCTTCCGGCGGTTCAGTCGTTATTGATACAACTGAAGCCTTAACTGCTATCGATATTAACTCATCGCGTTCAACCCGTGGTGGTGATATTGAAGAAACAGCCTTTAATACAAACTTAGAAGCTGCTGATGAAATTGCCCGCCAATTGCGTCTCCGTGACCTCGGTGGTCTTATTGTCATCGATTTTATAGATATGACACCTGTACGCCATCAACGCGAAGTTGAAAATCGCTTGCGTGATGCCGTGCGCCAAGATCGTGCCCGGATTCAAATCGGTCGTATCTCCCGTTTTGGCTTGCTTGAGATGTCACGCCAGCGTTTAAGTCCATCGCTGGGTGAGTCCAGTCACCACGTCTGCCCTCGTTGTAGTGGAACAGGAACAATTCGTGATAACGAATCACTTTCTTTATCGATTCTGCGCCTAATCGAAGAGGAAGCACTGAAAGAAAACACGTATCAGGTTCATGCCATTGTACCTGTACAAATTGCTTCTTATCTTTTGAATGAAAAACGTAAAGCAGTTAGCGCTATTGAGCATCGTCAAGGCGGAGTAGGTGTCGTTATCGTTCCAAATGATCAAATGCAGACGCCACATTTCTCTGTTTTACGCGTGCGTAAAGGAGAAGAAATTTCTGCATTGAGCTATCTGCTTCCACAATTACATGAAACAGAAATGGCCAATGTTCAGGATGATAGCCAGCATGAGCGCAAACGGCCAGAACAGCCTGCTATTTCTACTTTTGATATTCCTGCGGAGTCTCCTGCTCCGACAGCAGCAAAGGCAACAGTAAAATTAAAAGAGAAAAAACCAGCAGATAATAGTCAGAATCAAACGGCAAGACCAGGCTTGTTCAGCCGTTTCTTCAGTGCCCTGAAAAAAATGTTCAGTGGTGAAGAAGAAAAACAACCTCTCGAACAGAACAAAAAATCATCCGGCAATGATAATCGCCGTTCATCAGAACGCCGCAATCCACGTCGCCAGAATCAGCGCCGCGACCGCAATGAAAGTGAAACCCGCAATAATCGCGAGCGCGATGAACAGCGCAAAGGACGTCATGCTCAACAGAAAAATAATGCTAATGCCCAAGATAACACTGCGATAGATAATGAAACTCGTGAAGCACAGCAACAACAACGCCGTGAGCAACGAGCGGAGCGCCAACGTCGCCGTCAGGAAGAAAAACGTCAGCAACAGCTGGAAGCTAAAACTCAGCAGACCGAAAATAAACTTGAGCTTGTTGAAGAAGAAGCCGAAGAGCGCCAGCCGGTCATTCCTCGTCGTCAACGCCGTCAGCTAGAGCAAAAAGTTCGCATAACTGATGAAGTGAAAAAGGCAGCCAGCATTACAACCTTACCAATGGTAATGCCTGATATTGTGTCTACAACTGTAGAAAAAGAAGAGAAAAAAATCTCCGGACCTACCATTATTGACACTCATGTTGAAGCCGCTAACCAACCGGAAATACAACAAGATACTGTTACACAAAGTGTTGCTTCACAAAGCGCTGTTTCACAAAACAATGAGCAGCAAGATAACACAATGCCGCGCCGTTCTCGTCGTTCACCACGGCATTTGCGTGTCAGCGGTCAGCGCCGTCGTCGTTATCGTGATGAGCGTAATCTCACTCAATCACCGGTACCGTTAACAATGGCGGTAGTATCACCAGAACTGTCATCAGGTAAAGTCTGGGTTCGTTACCCTGTCACACCAGTGACAACAACTGAGCCTGAAATCCCGGCCGTTGTTGACACGGTTGAAGAAACCGTACCAGCACAGCAAGAAGATATCATTGTGATACCAGCAATGGCTGAATCTGCTGCAACCCCATCTATCAAGATGCCTGTCGTATCGGAAAGTAAAGAACTAAAATCCGAAATCAATCATGATGAAAAACATCAGCCAGAAATTTTAAGTGATGGTTTGAGTGATAAAGTACTGCATGATGCAATACCACATGATTCTGAAGAAACACGTCACTCGGCAGAACCTATCATTGTGACGTCTATTGTTGAGCAGGAACACCATGAAGAACAACCAACTGTCGCAACGGAAATATGCACTGAGGCAGAGGAAGTTGAAACGGAAGAGGCAAAAGTTACTGAGTCTTCGATTATCGTGGAAAAAAATCATCATGCTTATTCCCCAATGACGAAGGCACCAGCACCAGATATAGTAACAAAACCTGTTATTATCAATGAATGGCAGCGTCCTGCGTGTCCATTTAAAGGGAAAGGCGGTGCAGGTGGACATTCTGCAACAAGTGTCGCAACTTCAGCT